A genomic segment from Pristiophorus japonicus isolate sPriJap1 chromosome 16, sPriJap1.hap1, whole genome shotgun sequence encodes:
- the psph gene encoding phosphoserine phosphatase isoform X2 — MTTLSETKAVLWSADAVCFDVDSTVIKEEGIDELAKFCGVGDAVAEMDLVDHLQQHGVQVFLISGGFRSIVEHVAARINIPLSNVYANRLKFYYNGDYAGFDETQPTAESGGKGRIISLLKEERGFKKVVMIGDGATDLEACPPADAFIGFGGNIVRQQVKEKAKWFVTSFKEIIGELEK; from the exons ATGACTACACTTTCAGAAACAAAAGCTGTCCTTTGGAGTGCCGATGCAGTGTGTTTCGATGTAGACAGCACAGTGATAAAAGAAGAAGGAATTGATGAACTAGCAAAGTTCTGTGGAGTCGGGGATGCTGTAGCAGAAAT GGATCTGGTTGATCACCTTCAACAGCATGGTGTGCAAGTGTTCCTGATATCAGGTGGATTCAGGAGCATAGTGGAACACGTAGCAGCAAGGATAAATATTCCCTTATCCAATGTATATGCAAACAGACTGAAGTTTTACTACAATG GTGATTATGCCGGTTTTGATGAAACCCAACCGACAGCAGAATCCGGTGGGAAAGGCCGAATCATCAGTCTTCTAAAAGAAGAACGAGGTTTTAAGAAGGTTGTTATGATTGGAGATGGAGCCACGGACCTGGAGGCGTGCCCCCCTGCA GATGCATTTATCGGATTTGGTGGGAATATTGTCCGACAGCAAGTAAAGGAGAAAGCCAAGTGGTTTGTCACAAGCTTTAAAGAAATTATTGGAGAACTGGAAaagtaa
- the psph gene encoding phosphoserine phosphatase isoform X1, with protein sequence MTTLSETKAVLWSADAVCFDVDSTVIKEEGIDELAKFCGVGDAVAEMTRNAMGGTVPFKKALTDRLAIIRPSRQQVEKLITDHPPYLTEGMKDLVDHLQQHGVQVFLISGGFRSIVEHVAARINIPLSNVYANRLKFYYNGDYAGFDETQPTAESGGKGRIISLLKEERGFKKVVMIGDGATDLEACPPADAFIGFGGNIVRQQVKEKAKWFVTSFKEIIGELEK encoded by the exons ATGACTACACTTTCAGAAACAAAAGCTGTCCTTTGGAGTGCCGATGCAGTGTGTTTCGATGTAGACAGCACAGTGATAAAAGAAGAAGGAATTGATGAACTAGCAAAGTTCTGTGGAGTCGGGGATGCTGTAGCAGAAAT GACACGGAATGCAATGGGAGGGACAGTCCCATTTAAGAAGGCTTTAACAGACCGTCTAGCTATAATACGACCTTCACGACAACAAGTGGAGAAACTAATAACTGATCATCCCCCTTATTTAACAGAGGGCATGAA GGATCTGGTTGATCACCTTCAACAGCATGGTGTGCAAGTGTTCCTGATATCAGGTGGATTCAGGAGCATAGTGGAACACGTAGCAGCAAGGATAAATATTCCCTTATCCAATGTATATGCAAACAGACTGAAGTTTTACTACAATG GTGATTATGCCGGTTTTGATGAAACCCAACCGACAGCAGAATCCGGTGGGAAAGGCCGAATCATCAGTCTTCTAAAAGAAGAACGAGGTTTTAAGAAGGTTGTTATGATTGGAGATGGAGCCACGGACCTGGAGGCGTGCCCCCCTGCA GATGCATTTATCGGATTTGGTGGGAATATTGTCCGACAGCAAGTAAAGGAGAAAGCCAAGTGGTTTGTCACAAGCTTTAAAGAAATTATTGGAGAACTGGAAaagtaa